A region from the Syntrophorhabdaceae bacterium genome encodes:
- a CDS encoding histidinol phosphate phosphatase domain-containing protein — MIDLHTHTLLSDGELLPAELARRARVKGYTALGISDHVDVTTIENVAASILKLSRYGELHEGIAIVAGAELTHCPAKQIGELTAMARKLGFSYVVVHGETIAEPVEEGTNAAAIEAGVDILAHPGLITPKEVQAAKERGVLLEITTRKGHSLTNGHVAKLAMSIGAKMVINTDSHSPSDLVTDAQALRVVLGAGLGNEDFITMQQNAEALIRKTTR, encoded by the coding sequence ATGATCGATCTGCACACACATACCCTGTTGAGTGACGGCGAACTGCTCCCTGCCGAACTTGCCCGCCGGGCAAGAGTGAAAGGCTACACGGCGCTTGGCATATCGGACCATGTGGACGTAACCACCATAGAGAATGTGGCTGCATCCATCCTGAAATTGAGCAGATACGGCGAGTTGCATGAGGGTATCGCGATCGTCGCCGGGGCCGAACTCACCCATTGCCCGGCAAAGCAGATCGGTGAACTCACCGCCATGGCCCGCAAGCTCGGCTTTTCCTACGTCGTCGTGCACGGAGAGACCATCGCGGAGCCCGTGGAGGAAGGGACCAATGCCGCAGCTATCGAGGCAGGGGTCGACATCCTCGCCCACCCTGGTCTGATAACGCCGAAAGAGGTGCAGGCGGCGAAGGAGCGTGGTGTGCTCCTGGAAATAACCACCCGGAAAGGTCATTCCCTGACCAACGGCCATGTCGCGAAACTGGCCATGTCCATCGGCGCCAAAATGGTCATAAACACTGATTCCCACAGCCCGTCGGACCTCGTTACCGACGCACAGGCCCTGAGGGTAGTGCTGGGTGCGGGGCTCGGCAATGAAGATTTCATAACCATGCAGCAAAATGCGGAAGCACTCATCCGAAAGACAACAAGGTAG
- the miaB gene encoding tRNA (N6-isopentenyl adenosine(37)-C2)-methylthiotransferase MiaB produces the protein MRFVIENFGCQMNDHDMDKMGSVLIDHGHVPGSDIEDADVVIVNTCCIREKAEQKFYSLMGRLQQVRGRKAVILGVTGCIAEQEKDNIFNRLPFIDFSLGPSNIHRIAEAVQNAAGQTRTSAFGDNGLSPSLMIRPHNTRRGIKGYLTIMKGCNNFCSYCVVPYVRGREESRESGDILAEIRQMAQRGIVDVTLLGQNVNSYNNGGNDLSFPELLKRIDTIPGISRLRFVTSHPKDISQELIECFGTLKTLCESIHLPFQSGSDRILALMNRGYTASEYLKKVEALKRQCPGIAITADCIVGFPGEEESDFEATMDLMGTVRFDGIFSFVYSARKFTAAAALPGKVPPDIAHDRLIRFQKRQKAITLEANRKMEGTRIEVLVEGRSKNSADELSGRTRTGKIVNFKGSGSMVYKLVEVDIIKGYANSLRGDTADAPGR, from the coding sequence ATGCGATTTGTTATTGAAAATTTTGGCTGTCAGATGAATGACCACGATATGGACAAGATGGGGTCTGTCCTCATCGATCATGGACATGTGCCGGGCAGCGATATCGAGGATGCCGATGTCGTCATAGTCAATACATGCTGCATCAGGGAGAAGGCGGAGCAAAAGTTCTACAGCCTCATGGGAAGACTTCAGCAGGTGCGGGGGAGGAAAGCGGTCATTCTGGGCGTGACGGGATGCATTGCCGAGCAGGAAAAGGACAATATCTTCAACCGCCTGCCCTTCATCGATTTCTCGCTGGGACCATCCAACATTCACCGGATAGCCGAGGCAGTGCAAAACGCGGCGGGCCAGACCCGCACTTCGGCCTTCGGCGACAACGGCCTCTCCCCGTCGCTCATGATCCGGCCCCACAACACCCGCAGGGGCATCAAGGGCTACCTTACCATTATGAAAGGGTGCAATAACTTCTGCAGCTACTGCGTGGTCCCTTACGTCCGGGGACGCGAAGAGAGCCGGGAAAGTGGGGATATCCTTGCCGAGATCCGCCAGATGGCACAGCGGGGCATTGTGGACGTCACGCTCCTCGGCCAGAACGTCAATTCTTATAATAATGGCGGAAACGACCTTTCTTTCCCGGAGCTTTTGAAGAGAATAGACACAATACCGGGGATATCCCGGCTGCGCTTCGTCACCTCCCATCCAAAAGACATCTCGCAGGAACTCATCGAGTGCTTCGGGACCTTGAAAACGCTGTGCGAATCCATTCACCTCCCCTTCCAGTCAGGCTCCGACAGGATCCTCGCCCTCATGAACAGGGGCTACACCGCCTCCGAATACCTGAAGAAGGTCGAGGCGCTTAAACGGCAATGCCCCGGCATCGCCATAACCGCCGACTGCATCGTCGGTTTCCCCGGTGAGGAGGAAAGCGACTTCGAGGCAACGATGGATCTCATGGGAACCGTCAGGTTCGACGGGATCTTTTCCTTTGTCTATTCAGCGAGAAAGTTCACAGCCGCCGCTGCCCTTCCCGGCAAGGTGCCGCCTGACATCGCCCATGACAGGCTCATTCGTTTTCAGAAGAGGCAGAAGGCGATAACGCTCGAGGCGAACCGGAAGATGGAGGGCACAAGAATCGAGGTCCTCGTTGAAGGCCGGAGCAAAAATTCCGCCGACGAACTCTCGGGAAGGACGCGGACCGGCAAGATAGTCAACTTCAAGGGCAGCGGGTCCATGGTTTACAAATTAGTGGAAGTGGATATAATAAAAGGGTATGCTAATTCATTACGGGGCGATACAGCGGATGCCCCGGGGAGGTAG
- the hisC gene encoding histidinol-phosphate transaminase, with product MKFSISDSVKNIPYYPKALMYGHEDGWVRLSSNENPYPPSEKVFESILDALFAINRYPGGEKELKDDLAAFYHLTGDNFIIGNGSNELIEMSFRAMKHDERKGVIVTESSFAFYEIAARIYGYETKKVPLTGLRTDLAKIASEIDGKTRIIFLNNPLNPTGTTYGKDEFERFMGRVPEDILVVVDEAYAEFAETKSFPGTLAYINKYPVLMLRTFSKAYGLAGLRVGYGIGNATLVSFLERTKQPFSINLIAILAAQAALKDEARLASVLANNRSAKQFYYDALKEMSLEYIPTEANFVLVRIGDRAEEITKKLFDRKVLVRFMGAYGLPDCIRISFGTPFENTRCIQELKRLF from the coding sequence ATGAAGTTCTCCATCAGCGACAGCGTCAAGAACATACCCTATTACCCGAAGGCCCTCATGTACGGCCACGAGGACGGTTGGGTCCGCCTCTCGTCCAACGAAAACCCCTACCCCCCGTCGGAGAAGGTCTTCGAGTCCATCCTCGACGCGCTTTTCGCCATCAACCGTTATCCGGGGGGAGAAAAAGAGCTCAAGGATGACCTTGCTGCTTTCTATCACCTCACGGGAGACAATTTCATCATAGGCAACGGTTCCAATGAACTCATCGAAATGTCCTTCCGGGCCATGAAACACGACGAGCGAAAGGGCGTCATCGTCACCGAGTCGTCATTTGCCTTTTACGAGATAGCGGCCAGGATCTACGGATACGAGACAAAAAAGGTGCCCCTCACGGGCCTTCGCACGGACCTCGCGAAGATAGCCTCCGAGATAGACGGCAAGACCCGCATCATCTTCCTCAACAACCCCCTGAACCCCACGGGAACCACGTACGGGAAAGATGAGTTCGAGCGCTTCATGGGTCGTGTCCCGGAAGACATACTCGTCGTCGTCGATGAGGCTTACGCGGAGTTCGCCGAAACCAAGAGTTTTCCAGGAACGCTGGCCTACATAAACAAGTATCCCGTCCTCATGCTGAGAACCTTCTCCAAGGCCTACGGCCTTGCCGGCCTCAGGGTCGGATACGGAATTGGGAACGCGACGCTGGTCTCTTTCCTTGAACGGACCAAGCAGCCCTTCAGCATAAACCTCATAGCCATTCTCGCCGCACAGGCGGCTCTTAAGGACGAGGCCCGTCTTGCCTCGGTCCTCGCCAACAACAGGTCCGCAAAACAGTTCTATTACGACGCCCTCAAGGAAATGTCCCTGGAGTACATCCCCACGGAAGCCAATTTTGTCCTTGTCAGGATAGGCGACCGGGCCGAGGAGATCACGAAAAAGCTTTTCGACAGAAAGGTCCTCGTGCGCTTCATGGGTGCCTACGGCCTCCCCGACTGCATCCGCATCTCCTTCGGCACCCCTTTCGAGAACACCCGCTGCATCCAAGAGCTGAAGAGACTGTTCTGA
- the cmk gene encoding (d)CMP kinase encodes MTLKKNKIITIDGPSGAGKSTIARLLASTAGYTYIDSGAIYRGVAYAYKTRGTGGAIEDLLGDLPLSFKFGNDTRVTLSGKDISEEIREPDISLLASSLSQMQIVRDYANAVQRRLARRGKVVLEGRDTGSVVFPDADIKFYLDARPDERANRRYDELAAKGSGPAFSTVKEDMEKRDRNDSERAIAPLVVPPGAIVVDTTGTDAQGVLRTVLAHIEGRDSQ; translated from the coding sequence GTGACTTTAAAGAAAAACAAGATCATCACCATAGACGGACCCAGCGGCGCCGGCAAATCTACTATTGCCAGGCTGCTTGCCTCCACGGCCGGATATACGTACATCGATTCCGGCGCTATTTACCGTGGCGTCGCTTACGCCTACAAGACCAGGGGAACCGGGGGGGCCATAGAGGATCTCCTCGGGGATCTCCCTCTCTCCTTCAAATTCGGGAATGATACGCGCGTTACCCTTTCGGGAAAGGACATCTCCGAGGAGATCCGGGAGCCCGATATCTCCCTCCTTGCCTCCTCCCTCTCACAGATGCAGATCGTGAGAGACTATGCAAATGCGGTCCAGCGCAGGCTGGCTCGGAGAGGGAAGGTCGTCCTGGAAGGGCGCGACACGGGGAGTGTCGTCTTTCCCGACGCCGACATCAAGTTCTATCTCGATGCACGCCCCGATGAAAGGGCAAACCGAAGATATGACGAACTTGCGGCGAAGGGCTCCGGTCCCGCCTTTTCCACGGTAAAGGAAGATATGGAGAAACGGGACAGGAACGATTCCGAGCGGGCCATCGCCCCCCTTGTCGTTCCCCCCGGGGCAATCGTCGTGGACACAACGGGAACGGACGCCCAGGGGGTCTTGCGCACGGTCCTCGCACACATTGAAGGGAGAGACAGCCAGTAG
- the fbp gene encoding fructose-1,6-bisphosphate aldolase/phosphatase, giving the protein MKTTLSIIKADIGSIGGHIKPSKKLIKRVIEFVESEGKDLMSDFFVSHTGDDVAILFAHTNGVGYEKLHKLAWDAFIAGTEVAKKQGLYGAGQDLLKDSFSGNVKGMGPAVAEMEFEERPNEPFVMFAADKTDPGAYNLPLYLMFCDPMYNSGLMLSPNMAKGFKFVIMDVEHTEGDKVIELNAPEELYDIAALLRDNERYVVESVYSRETGEIAASACTSRLHNIAGKYTGKDDPVMLVRCQGPFPATGEVLAPFNIGHYVAGFMRGSHTGPLMPVKMNSSVSYFDGPPVVAAMGFCVHEGKLTEAADCFDHPYWDYIRTNVSRKATELRQQGFSGAAMLPYSELEYGGIVKKMEKLGPKFKVRG; this is encoded by the coding sequence ATGAAGACAACATTATCCATTATCAAGGCTGATATCGGGAGCATCGGCGGGCATATCAAGCCGAGCAAGAAACTGATCAAGCGGGTAATAGAATTTGTAGAGTCCGAAGGCAAAGATCTCATGAGCGACTTTTTCGTAAGCCATACCGGCGACGACGTTGCGATACTTTTTGCGCATACGAACGGGGTGGGCTATGAAAAGCTCCACAAGCTTGCCTGGGATGCCTTTATCGCGGGTACGGAGGTGGCGAAGAAACAGGGACTCTACGGCGCCGGTCAGGACCTTCTGAAGGACTCTTTCTCGGGCAACGTCAAGGGCATGGGCCCTGCCGTCGCGGAGATGGAATTCGAGGAAAGACCGAACGAACCCTTCGTCATGTTTGCCGCGGACAAGACCGACCCCGGGGCCTACAACCTGCCCCTCTACCTCATGTTCTGCGACCCCATGTATAATTCGGGCCTCATGCTCTCGCCGAACATGGCGAAAGGCTTCAAGTTCGTCATCATGGACGTTGAGCACACCGAAGGCGACAAGGTCATCGAGCTCAACGCCCCCGAAGAACTGTACGATATCGCCGCCCTGCTCAGGGACAACGAACGGTACGTCGTGGAATCCGTCTATTCCCGCGAAACCGGAGAGATCGCCGCTTCCGCCTGCACCTCGCGGCTCCACAATATCGCCGGGAAGTACACCGGCAAGGACGACCCCGTCATGCTCGTTCGCTGCCAGGGCCCCTTCCCGGCCACCGGCGAAGTGCTCGCGCCCTTCAACATCGGCCACTACGTAGCCGGCTTCATGCGCGGAAGCCACACGGGTCCCCTCATGCCCGTCAAGATGAACTCCAGCGTCTCCTACTTCGACGGGCCGCCGGTTGTTGCCGCCATGGGTTTCTGCGTGCACGAAGGCAAACTGACGGAGGCAGCCGACTGCTTCGATCATCCCTACTGGGACTACATCAGGACCAACGTCTCACGGAAGGCCACCGAGCTCAGGCAGCAGGGCTTCTCCGGAGCGGCGATGCTCCCCTACAGCGAACTGGAATACGGCGGCATCGTAAAGAAAATGGAAAAACTGGGACCGAAGTTCAAGGTAAGAGGATAG
- the obgE gene encoding GTPase ObgE, translating into MKFIDEATIYVEAGKGGSGCVSFRRERFIPRGGPDGGDGGKGGDVIIAGKKDLASLHDFKYKRNYKAENGKAGAGKKKTGREGGDVIISVPLGTVVYDHDTSDLLFQVLRDGETRIAALGGRGGRGNTRFVTPTHRAPTRFDTGEEGQKRHLYLDLKLLADVGLVGHPNAGKSTLISRLTQARPKVGDYPFTTLTPALGVLDDNEKTFVIADIPGIIEGASKGKGLGLAFLKHIERTNALLIVLDLSSSDVKGDYQTLLEELGSYSEAMLQKRRLVILNKADLVGRDVAARLRSYLKRKGEKAVVVSALTLAGMDELILAISEGIEALRQGLNQAG; encoded by the coding sequence ATGAAGTTCATAGATGAAGCGACCATATATGTTGAGGCTGGAAAAGGTGGGAGTGGCTGTGTAAGTTTCCGACGAGAAAGGTTTATTCCGCGAGGCGGACCCGACGGCGGTGATGGCGGGAAGGGAGGAGACGTTATCATAGCAGGGAAGAAAGACCTCGCAAGCCTCCACGACTTCAAATACAAGCGCAACTACAAAGCTGAGAACGGAAAGGCCGGGGCAGGAAAGAAAAAGACCGGCAGGGAAGGCGGGGACGTCATAATAAGCGTGCCTCTCGGCACCGTCGTCTACGACCATGATACATCAGACCTTCTATTCCAGGTTCTCAGGGACGGCGAAACCCGTATTGCGGCTCTCGGCGGCAGAGGCGGCAGAGGGAACACGCGGTTCGTCACGCCGACCCATCGGGCCCCCACAAGGTTTGACACCGGCGAAGAAGGCCAGAAGCGCCATCTTTATCTTGATCTCAAGCTTCTTGCGGATGTCGGTCTCGTCGGCCATCCCAACGCGGGAAAGTCGACGCTGATCTCCCGTCTCACCCAGGCGAGACCGAAGGTCGGCGACTACCCCTTCACCACCCTCACGCCTGCCCTGGGGGTCCTCGATGACAACGAGAAGACCTTTGTCATTGCCGACATTCCAGGCATCATCGAGGGGGCGTCGAAGGGAAAAGGCCTGGGACTCGCCTTCCTGAAACACATTGAGAGAACGAATGCTCTTCTCATCGTTCTCGACCTTTCTTCCAGCGACGTGAAAGGAGACTATCAGACCCTCCTCGAAGAGCTGGGAAGCTATAGTGAGGCGATGCTGCAAAAGCGCAGGCTCGTGATACTGAACAAGGCCGACCTCGTGGGACGGGATGTGGCCGCCCGGTTGAGGTCGTACCTGAAAAGAAAGGGCGAGAAAGCAGTTGTTGTCAGCGCTCTTACCCTTGCGGGCATGGATGAACTGATCCTGGCGATCTCCGAAGGTATCGAGGCGCTGAGGCAGGGTCTCAACCAGGCGGGCTGA
- the ispH gene encoding 4-hydroxy-3-methylbut-2-enyl diphosphate reductase, giving the protein MNVIKTRNIGFCFGVKRAIKMVLKAAEETGGKVSTIGPIIHNPQMVDLLKEKGVIPVEDVHQVTEGTIVFRTHGIRKDEEEYVRSTGLRTIDTTCPFVKRVRKHAKYLERSGYQVVIVGDRNHPEVKSVLSYLDNDGIVLQEPTTLTAKKVGVVSQTTLDKGTFVGIVKELIAGVEELRIYNTICESTQIRQNEAIELSGEVDMMLVVGGKNSSNCTKLYKVVHKVQPNTHHIETVEDLRPEWFRNVTRVGLTGGASTPDLIIDIVEGRVKNF; this is encoded by the coding sequence ATGAATGTGATCAAGACCAGGAACATCGGATTCTGTTTCGGCGTCAAGCGCGCCATCAAAATGGTCCTCAAGGCGGCGGAGGAAACGGGCGGCAAGGTGTCAACCATCGGGCCCATCATCCACAATCCGCAGATGGTGGACCTCTTGAAGGAAAAGGGCGTCATACCCGTCGAGGACGTCCACCAGGTCACGGAGGGAACCATCGTCTTCAGGACCCACGGCATCAGGAAGGATGAAGAGGAATATGTCCGAAGCACGGGGCTGAGGACCATCGACACGACCTGCCCCTTCGTGAAGCGTGTGCGAAAACACGCAAAGTACCTGGAAAGAAGCGGCTATCAGGTCGTGATCGTTGGCGACAGAAACCACCCCGAGGTGAAAAGTGTCTTGAGTTATTTGGATAACGATGGTATCGTACTGCAGGAACCAACAACATTAACCGCCAAAAAGGTGGGGGTTGTAAGCCAGACCACCCTCGATAAAGGAACCTTCGTCGGAATCGTCAAAGAGCTTATCGCAGGCGTGGAAGAGCTGAGGATCTACAATACAATTTGCGAAAGCACCCAGATACGACAGAATGAGGCCATAGAGTTATCGGGCGAAGTCGATATGATGCTGGTAGTGGGGGGGAAGAACAGCTCCAACTGCACAAAACTCTACAAGGTCGTTCACAAGGTACAACCAAACACCCATCATATCGAGACTGTTGAAGATCTTCGGCCGGAGTGGTTTCGGAACGTAACCCGCGTAGGTTTGACGGGGGGCGCATCGACTCCCGATCTTATTATAGATATTGTCGAAGGGCGCGTAAAAAACTTTTAG
- a CDS encoding bifunctional nuclease family protein yields MLKEMKVAGITVDPFTNTPIVLLKDSEEKDVLPIWIGLLEASSIATALENIETPRPMTHDLLKNILDSLGVKILKIEVNDLKDNTYYALIHLDVNKKRMVIDSRPSDAIAIALRTSAPIFVEESVIQRSAKVDLATQKGDKVVTESSDWEDILENLSQDDFGKYKM; encoded by the coding sequence ATGCTTAAAGAGATGAAGGTCGCCGGGATCACCGTGGACCCTTTCACCAATACACCGATCGTTCTCCTGAAGGATTCCGAGGAAAAGGATGTCCTCCCCATCTGGATCGGGCTCCTCGAGGCATCGAGCATCGCAACCGCCCTTGAGAACATAGAGACGCCGAGGCCCATGACACACGATCTTCTCAAGAACATCCTCGACAGTCTTGGAGTGAAGATATTGAAGATAGAGGTGAACGATCTCAAGGACAATACCTATTACGCCCTCATTCATCTGGACGTCAACAAGAAACGGATGGTCATAGACTCACGTCCCAGCGATGCCATAGCCATCGCGCTTCGCACCAGCGCCCCTATCTTTGTCGAAGAAAGCGTCATACAGCGCTCGGCGAAGGTGGATCTCGCCACACAGAAAGGCGACAAGGTGGTCACGGAAAGCTCCGACTGGGAGGACATACTGGAAAACCTCTCCCAGGACGATTTTGGAAAGTACAAAATGTAA
- the surE gene encoding 5'/3'-nucleotidase SurE, with product MLILLTNDDGIHSKGIVTLGRHLSAQHEVYMVAPERERTCVAHAVTLHKPLRIRQVSHRAYGTNGTPADCVLLGISVVLPRRPDFVVSGINTGPNMGQDVNYSGTVAAARQGAFLGIPSMAVSVCAREGFLFDDAAAVACAAIKTLTEGVFPESTVVNINIPNVPRENLRGFSVTRLGKRIYNDIVHERVDPRGGKYYWIGGNGEKYERKRGTDFYAVERGFVSVTPLGLDITDTGSMKLYQKHFRRLL from the coding sequence TTGCTCATTCTTCTTACCAACGACGACGGTATCCATTCAAAGGGGATCGTCACCCTCGGCAGGCATCTGTCGGCTCAACACGAAGTCTATATGGTTGCACCCGAGCGTGAACGAACGTGCGTGGCACACGCGGTCACCCTCCACAAACCCCTCAGGATCCGCCAGGTCTCACACCGCGCATACGGGACGAACGGAACTCCTGCGGACTGCGTTCTTCTGGGCATCAGCGTCGTCCTTCCCCGAAGGCCGGACTTTGTCGTCTCGGGGATAAACACGGGACCGAACATGGGCCAGGACGTGAATTACTCAGGAACCGTGGCGGCGGCAAGGCAGGGAGCCTTTCTGGGCATCCCGTCGATGGCTGTCTCGGTCTGCGCGCGCGAGGGATTTCTTTTCGATGATGCGGCGGCCGTTGCGTGCGCCGCGATCAAAACGCTTACGGAAGGGGTCTTTCCCGAAAGCACCGTCGTGAACATCAATATTCCCAACGTTCCGCGCGAAAACCTCAGAGGTTTTTCCGTGACAAGGCTCGGAAAAAGAATATATAATGATATTGTTCATGAAAGGGTCGATCCACGGGGCGGAAAATACTACTGGATAGGCGGCAATGGTGAGAAATACGAGCGCAAGCGCGGCACCGATTTTTATGCCGTAGAAAGGGGCTTTGTTTCCGTCACACCCCTGGGTCTCGATATAACGGACACAGGTTCGATGAAACTTTACCAAAAACACTTCAGGAGGTTGTTATGA
- the rplU gene encoding 50S ribosomal protein L21, translating into MYAIIENGGKQYKIEEGKKVRLEKFAGSEGDEVKIENVLAVNTGEATLIGSPYVSGAYVNGKVVAQARDKKITIFKYKRRKDYKVKRGHRQAFTELLVEKIIVEA; encoded by the coding sequence ATGTATGCGATCATCGAGAACGGCGGGAAGCAGTATAAGATCGAAGAAGGTAAGAAAGTAAGGCTCGAAAAATTCGCTGGCAGCGAAGGCGACGAAGTGAAGATCGAAAACGTTCTTGCCGTCAATACCGGCGAGGCAACACTCATTGGGAGCCCCTATGTCTCGGGTGCGTATGTCAACGGAAAGGTTGTTGCACAGGCAAGAGACAAGAAGATCACCATCTTCAAATACAAGAGAAGGAAAGACTACAAGGTGAAAAGAGGCCACCGGCAGGCTTTCACGGAATTGCTTGTAGAAAAGATCATCGTGGAGGCATAA
- the rpmA gene encoding 50S ribosomal protein L27: MAHKKAGGSSRNGRDSKGQRLGVKMYGGQVIKAGSIIVRQHGTKIHPGQNVGIGKDDTLFALIDGIVKFDTAGDKRRAHVVAV, translated from the coding sequence ATGGCGCACAAGAAAGCAGGCGGTAGCTCACGCAACGGCAGGGACAGCAAGGGTCAGAGACTCGGCGTCAAGATGTATGGCGGTCAAGTGATCAAGGCCGGCAGCATCATTGTCAGGCAGCACGGAACGAAGATCCATCCCGGGCAGAATGTTGGCATCGGCAAGGACGACACCCTCTTTGCCTTGATAGACGGAATCGTGAAATTCGACACGGCAGGTGACAAGAGAAGGGCGCATGTTGTAGCTGTTTGA